From the genome of Loxodonta africana isolate mLoxAfr1 chromosome 19, mLoxAfr1.hap2, whole genome shotgun sequence:
gtgtcagCATGAGTGCTTGGGCGGGTATGTGTGCCAGTGTACTCTGTGTCTGCAGGTGTGTCCTTGTGTATGTTAGCCAGTGGCTGTGTCCCATtagactgtgtgtatgtgtccacaTACCTGGTGTCTACACAACACAGAGAGACAGAACACACGagagcagagatgtgggagagacagagagaacacAAGagagcagagatgtgggagagacagagagaacacAAGagagcagagatgtgggagagacagagagtgagcaAGCTCATGAGAATGCCTGCAAGAGGAACCTGCCAGTGGTTCTTAATTAACCCCCACGGAACCCAGCAAATGCCCGTGCTAATCAGCCACGGGGAACTTTGCTGGCTTGAGGGGGTGAGCTTTTCTGAGCACAACAGTGGCGCTCGATGCTAATTAATTTAATGTATTAATGGCATCCGCTTCCTGTTTTAATTGGCATTTATCTCCATGGAAgaatagctggggctggggctggggctggtggtggtggtgttttttttactttttcccctGATGCTTCTTAGATTCGTTTGTAACTAAGCCTGAGACCAGCCTCACTGCAGGTTCTCTCAAACAGCAACTTCTCCTGCTTCGTCCAGGACAAAGTGATCATTTCCTAAAGGCTGGCAAAGCCGTGAGACTGGGGCTGATAGGAAATTAGGAGGAAGGAACCACCCCCAAATGTAGCCTGTGGCTCTAAGGTCTCAGTCTAACCCTGAGGGTCTTTTGCTGCCTGGGGTGAGGACATCCCCCTGGGGTAGGACCTGGGCCTGATTTGGAAAACCAAAGTTTTgaacatgctgttccctctgctaaGAACACCCCATCACCTGCACTTCCTCATGCAGCTAACTGCTTccctttttttgttcttttttttaataaactttttaattGAAGTATAGCGTACACAAGGAAGTACATATCATAAGTGCACAGCACATTGAATTTCCACAAAGCAAACACACCCTGTACCCAGCAAACAGAGTGTTACCAGCCCCCGAGAAGACCCCCCAGGCTGCCTTCCAGGTACTCCTCCCCAAGGAGTACTACTACCCTGACTTCTGACAGCACCAGTCGGTTTTGCCTGCCTTTGCGTTGATCTTAATGGAATCACACCGTGTGCGCTCTTTTGTGTGGCTTCTTTTGCTCCATATTATATTCaggagattcatccatgctgtgttGTGAGTATTTGTgtgttgttcattttcattgctaTATAGTTTTCCATCGTGTGACTATACCGCAgtttatttgtccattcttctgtcgATAGGCGTTTGGGTGTTTTCAGGTTTTGGCTATTACAGAGAGTGctactgtgaacatttgtgtacctGTGTCTTGGTGCACAGGTGCCTGCATTTCTCATGGGCATACACCAATGAGCGGAGTCGCTGGGAGGCTTAGGTTCAACTTTAGTAGATGCTTCCAAGCAGTTTTCCAAATCACTAACTTTTTCTTGAACTTCATCACAATTTACATGTATCTTCCTCCAGAAACCCTTCCCTGACCGCTCCTTCTCCCTCCTGATTGATTTGCAGGAAGAGAGTAACAGGCATGAAGGCTGGTGGGACCAGCATGAGCAAAGGTGTGGTGGTGGGAAGAGGGGCCTGTGTCACTGTGTGGAGCTGAGCCCTGGGGCTGCACCACAGATGGatttcctgttttactgaggATTTCAGGGACAAGGGGAGCCAGCCCTGCAGTCCCTGCCCAAGCCCTTCAGTTCAAAGCCCCTCTCTGCCCCCAGGATAAGATGAGCTTCGCACTGTGCTCAGGCCCTCGGCTGGAGGCTGCCCTGGCCTCCAAAGACAGGGAGATCCTGCGATTACTGAAGGATGTGCAGCACCTCCAGAACTCTCTGCAGGAGCTGGAGGAGACCTCTGCCAACCAGATCGCAGACCTGGAACGGCAGCTCACGGCCAAGTCCGAGGCCATTGAGGTAGGCTATGGGAAAGGAGCTCAGGAGATGGGCCAGGCGACCCCAGGCAGAAGGACCATCTCAGCCGGTCCTTCAGGCCACATGGACCGGCCTCACCATCTTTCTTTGCTCttttagaagctggaagagaagcTCCAGGCGCAGTCTGACTATGAGGAAATCAAAACCGAACTGAGGTACTGTGTGGAGTAGGGCTCCACGGGACTGGGGTGCTGCCTGGGAAGACAAGATGGGGCTCTTGGCAGAGCTGATAATCTTCCTCCTTCCTACCAGACCCCGCTTATAGCGCTCTTACCTGTTCTTCACTGGTATTTTGGGTGTCCAGTTAACCATCCTTGACCCTACTCCCTCAAGAGCTGCCTGCAGGAGAATATACAAGGTGGCCATCTTGGTGGGCCTGTGGGGGTTGTAACTGGGGTGAAATATTAATTCTCTGAGCTAAATCCGGCCAGCACGGGAGTCAGTTAGCCAGCACCCCTCCCAGGTAACACTGTAATCCATGTCCTAGTcacttagtgctgccataacaaaatcctaaagaacaaaatttattgtctcatagttctggaggctaaatcgaaattcagggcattggcagggcTGTGTTCTCTCTCTGTGCCGgccctaggggaagatccttccttgtctctcagcctcagtagccctgggcatttcttgaTTTACAGAAGGATCCTGGCATTCAGTCTTCCCCTTGTGTGTGGCCCTCTTTCCATGTCTGTCCTTGTCTTTTATAAAATGCCACCCTGGAGAGATTAGGAATAGAACCTACCCTATCTGGTATGACTTttctaactgataacatctgcaaagaaaaaccatatttccccaaacagggtcatattcatGGGTGCAGGGCTCGGGACCACAAAATATTTTGTGGAggaacacaatccaatccatgacacctcGTTAATGAGCCTGCAACTTAAGGCCTGTTGTTGCAAAGAGAACCCAGTGACATacagggttgggggtggggagcagtTGTTCTCAATCAGGGAAGGAGCAGGTAGAATGCCTCAGGCCAGCCAGCCCTTTTCCCAACCTCTCGGCAGGGGCAGAGTAACCAGTAAgtaaggtatgcacgggcttacttgtatTTTACTTACTAACCCATAGTAAGTATGTAAGTAACTATGgattagtaagcaagcacaagtaagcctgtgcatcccttgcttattgggtaatcgtTCCTGCCCCTGGGGACCAGCTGACCTCAGACGCTTTCTCTGGCAGCATCCTGAAAGCCATGAAGCTGGCCTCCAGCAACTGCGGTCTGTCCCAGGTTAGTGTCCCCACCACCATCCCTGCAGGGTGGGCTGCCTAGAGCCTTCCCCCAGCGGTGCCCTCTCAGCCTGACCTCCTGTCTCCTCAGGGCCTGGCCAAGCCGGACGACTCGCTGCTTATGGCTAAGGAGACCTTCTTCCCCGCACAGAAGTTCCTCCTGGAGAAGCCGGCTCTCCTGGCCAGCCCTGGTATGAGGGGTGCTCCTGGTGACGGCTGGGCGGTTCCGCTGGGGTCTCTGCCTCCTTCATGTCTGAGCACCATGCCATTCCACACACATATTGATTGAGCGCCACCTCTGTGCCTGGCGCTGTGCTGGGCGCCGTCTGTGATTCAGCCAGCAGGCACCCCCCTTTTGAAAGGTTCTGCCCACACCAAGACTTAGTGAACAGTGGGGACTTTATTGAGGATGTCACAGGGAAACTAGGTGAGGGAGCCTTTGTACCGCCCCTCCCCCCTTAACAGACCTCTCGGAATGGCCTGTAGATACCACTGCTTTCCCAAAATTGCCTTCTTACCTGTACAGAGGCCCTGGAGACAGATTTTGTTCTCTTGCCTCATGTGACCCCAGCCAAGACCCTTGGTTCCTCCAGAAGTGGGCAGGAGTGGGGCCTGCATCCTGGGCACAGGAGGTGGAGTGAGCCAGTGCTTGAGAAGAGGTCCTGCCAGTGGCTACGAATGCAAATGCCTGCCTAGGGTGCAGTGCTGCATATAATAAGTGCTCAATTAATGTTCACACTGATGGGGACAAGGGCTCTTTCATCATTGGTGGAGGGAGGGGTCTCTAAAAGTAGCATTTGAACTGGCTTGGAAGGAAGAGCCTAgaatgggggtggaggggcagtAACAGCCAACATCTGCTCTTCTTGATACTGCTGGCCACTATAACACCTTCCCCCGCCCCGCCGGTCCTCCCACCTTCCTTACTCTCTGAGTGTCTCTCTCCATGTCTTTCTTTCActgtttctctttctccctctggctctgtctctctttctgtgtGACTCTTGTTATCTCTGGctctcttttgtttctctctttcacaTTATCTGTCTTTTTCACTATcactctctctgtttctttatctcTGTCTCTCATTATCTCATTACCTGTTATCTTGTTGTCTCTTTCTTGCTCACTGTCtttcctgtctgtctctctcactctttctctcGCTGTCTCTCTGTCCCCCCTTCACCCTcgctgcctgtctctctctgggtgttCTAGAGGAGGACCCTTCTGAGGACGATTCCATCAAGGACTCGCTGGGCACGGAGCAATCCTATCCCTCCCCTCAGCAGCTCCCGCCACCACCGGGGCCAGAAGACCCACTGTCCCCCAGCCCTGGGCAGCCCCTGCTGGGCCCCAGCCTGGGCCCTGACAGCCAGCGTACTTTCTCCCTGTCACCCTTCCCCAGCCTGGGCGCAGGCGAACGGCTGGCGGGAGATGCACTGCTGCCCAAGCACCTGGTCCCCCCAGCCACCTTCAAGGGGGAGGCAGGTGGTCTGCTGCTGTTCCCCCCAGCCTTCTACGGCACCAAGCCCCCAGCTGCCCCAGCCACGCCTGGCCCAGGCCCTGAGCTGCCCGGGGGCCCGGAGCCGGTGGAGAGCAGCGGGGGAGGCCCAGTGGTAGCCGTGGCCGGGGCGGAGGAGGAGCAGCTGGATACGGCTGAGATCGCCTTCCAGGTGAAGGAGCAGCTGCTCAAGCACAACATTGGGCAGCGGGTGTTTGGCCACTACGTGCTGGGGCTGTCGCAGGGCTCGGTCAGCGAGATCCTGGCCCGGCCCAAGCCCTGGCGCAAGCTCACGGTGAAGGGCAAGGAGCCCTTCATCAAGATGAAGCAGTTCCTGTCGGACGAGCAGAACGTGCTGGCTCTGAGGACCATCCAGGTGCGGCAGCGAGGTGAGGGCAGTGCAGCCCCCCCTTGCCACATAGGACAGTGAGTGCAGGCCCACCAGGTGGCCACATCGGGACTGATGGACCGGCTCTGCCgcttcccagctgtgtgacccagGGCAAGCAACTTtgctgctctgtgcctcagtttccttttcctttctgggGCCTGCACTGCCTCTTCCTCACCACCTGGCTCTCCATGGGGCAGCTCAGGCCACTGATGATGACAGGAAAAGGCTGCGCTCCATGGGCTTCCCTATCAGCCACTCCCTAAGCACCTATGAGCCTCAGCTTACCCATCCGTAAGATGGCCTGGGTGACCACCAGCACAGCCAGATTAGATTTTTAGGATAATCCATGACCAAAGGGCCCAAGCTCTGCCCTCACACACACCTGAACTTGAACCTTAGCCCTGCCCTTTACCCACTGGGTGACCTCAGGCAACTGATGTTTGCATCcctgtgcctcggtttccccatctgTCATCCTCTTGGGTGGTTGAGGATTGTATGAGTGTACAGCACTCAGTACAGTTCCCACCCCATAGTAACCACTCAAAAACCATTAGCTGGGGTTGTCATCAAGTTATTATTTTCTCCAGCCAGAATCACTTGTGGGTCTGCGGATTGTCATCCAGACTACGTGATAGCCACACCATGCACACTCACAGTCTGCCCCTCACTCACCTGGAGCCCCTCAGGGAGGAAGGGGGCAGCCACTACCCCACCCTGCTCCAAGGACAGACCCCCAGCATGCACACCCCCAACCACAGCTGCCTTCTTACCTCCCCAGGCAGCATCACCCCAAGAATCCGCACACCTGAGACGGGCTCGGATGACGCCATCAAGAGCATCCTGGAGCAGGCCAAGAAGGAGATCGAATCACAAAAGGGGGGTAAGCGTGGCCATGGCAGGGGCGCAGGCTCAGCAGGGCCCATGACCCGTGGCTGGTGTCCAGCTCAGCTCATCTGGGGCCGCCCCGAGCAGGAGGTGAGGCCTCATCCACCTTTGTCCACCTCCAGAGGCGATTCCACACAGGTCAGAAACCTCTTCAGCTCTTCTGCCCCTCACAGCCCCGTGAGCTCTAGGGCTGGGAAGTGCTAGGTTCATGCTCTCCAATATGGACCCACTAGCTGTCAACTTAAATGAATTAAGTCCTCAGTCGCACGTCTCACAGCTGGCTGGTGGCTACCATATTAGATAGTGCAATTCCGGAACACTTCCCTCTTCACAGAGAATTCTGTTGGGCAGAATTGGGCAGGATTATCCAGACATTTTCAACTTTCACCAGGAATAATAGTCACACGGATAGCTGAGCCTCCCCCTCCTCACTGTCAGTCTCTCTCTTCTTCTCGATCCTCTACCGTCTCGTTCCGGGGGAGAGACTGTGCTCTCCTGGTTCCTCCCAACTCTCAGACATGTCCTCTCACCTTTCCTAGTGGGCACCTGTGtgagtttcctgtggctgctgtgacAAATCACCACCAATTCAGTGGCTAAAAATAGCACAGATTTACTATCTTGTACCTCTGCAAGTCGGAAGTCCAGAATCAGTTTCACTGGGCTAAAGTCAAAGTGTCAGTAGGGCTGGTTCTCCCCAGAGGCTCTAGGAGAGACcccgtttccttgcctttttgagTTTCTGGAGgttgcccacattccttggctcacagCTCTGTCATCTTTAAGGCAGCAGCATAGTGTCTTCcaacctttctctctcttccaccCCTCTGCTTCCAGggtcacatctccttctctgactctgactttcctgcctccctcttacaAGGACCCTTGAGATTCCATTCAGGACCCACCTGGATAACCTCCATCTCAAGATCCCTAACTTAATCACATGTACAAAGCTCCTTTTCCTCACTGCCTCCATttccccatctttaaaatggggacagCATTGATACTCCTCTCAGGGCTGTGTGGGGATGACAAGAGCTTGTGCCCGACAAGCCCTCAGCCTGCGGCCATCGTTACAGTTAGTGCCATCATTGTTACCCCTCTGTTGTTGCACCTCTGTGCTGTGTTAGACACTTCTCTGCTGACGTGGCTGTCCCTCCCTCTGGTCTGGGGGCTTCTTCAAGCCAGGGACCAAGTCACCTCCCTGCACGCAGCACAGAGCTTGACTGAGGACTGGGGTGCTAACATCAGCGTTCTCGCTCCATTTTGctgtgtctgctgccccctggtggCTGCTTGGAACAGTTCTCCCGAAGCCCAAGCCTCTGGAGCTGGCTGCCGAGGttcccacagagtttcccagccccacccccaggaGAACTCAGTCCCTCTGACCTGGTCCTTGGTAGGGGCAGAGGGAGGCTTAGCCTACTAGAAGCCTATGCTGCCCCATCCTGTATAATCCACTGAGCCCCTACTGTGTGCAgattcatttctttcttcttggtCAGCTCCTGTAGGGAGAGACAgttattcagtaaacatttattaggCACCCACTGTATACTCtagacagccctggtggtgcagcgtttAAAGCCATcaacagctaactgaaagatcggcagtttgaaacaACCAggggttccacaggagaaaggtgtagcagtcagcttccatagagatttacagccttggaagccctatagggtctctaggagtcgaaattgactcgaaggcagtgggcgGGTATAGTAAACATGCGATACAGATAAGGCTAAGACATGATAATAGGGGGAGAAGAACATGAGAAACTGTCTAGCCTAACTCTCCCATTAAATAGACAGGACAACGGAGGCCAGGGAGTAGAAGACATGTGCTCACACTTACACAGAGACGGAAGGGGAACCAAGGTCTGACTCCCTATACAGTGCTCTCTGCCTGAGTGTCAGAAACAGGCAGCAAGGAAGTTCAACGGGCAACATCACAGCAGAGGAAAAGCTTGCCACAAGCGGGCCAGGCCGTGGGTTTACATTCAGGGTCTGTGAAGAGTTCATGCTCAAGAAGAGGGGAAGTGCTGAGGTTATTTCCCATGCCCCCAACAGAAGCACCTGCTAAGCAGAGGGCACCCTGGCAGTCCCCCAGGGAGGCAGTGAACTATTTATTATCTGTTCTCTTGTTGGTGGGCATTTGGTTGGATACCGTGATTTTCCCGTTAGAATGaatgaaagagcttattttacgTTCTATAGACATGGATGTTTTCCTTGTCTATAAACGTTTGTGATCatggtatatatatttaaaaacacatCTTTTTTTAGCTTAAATTACTCCCATCAtagcattatattaaaaaaaatcttttttagcTTACATTATTCCCGTGAGCACTTTTTCCACATCTGCTAAAATCTGTCAACCTGATTTTCAACACCTTCCTAACATTCCACCATGTAGTTAGATTATAATTTACCTAATCAATTCCCAGTTGTTGGTCACAGAGGTTGCCTCCAGTGTTTTGCTGATATAAATAACAACACTGTGAACTTCTTTATACCTCAAGCTCTGACCTGACAATGGGCCCCAGCCACCCTGTCATTCTCCCACAGGTGAGCCCAAGAACTCAACCGCTCCAATGAGCATTGCCAACGGCACGACCTCTTCCAGCACCTCGGAAGATGCCATCAAGAACATTCTGGAACAAGCGCGCCGTGAGATGCAAGCGCAGCAGCAGGCCTTGCTGGAGATGGAGACAGGGCCCCGTGGCCGCTCGGTGCCATCCTCACCCCCGGAGCGGCCTTCACTGGCTGCTGTGAGCCAGAATGGGGCCCCGGCCTATGTCAAGCAGGAGGAGGCTGGCAGTGGCGGTGCTGGTGGAGTCAGTAGCAGCGGGACCAGCAGCAGTGCTACACAGACGTCCCTCACGGTCCTGTCCCCTGCCGCCTTCGTGCAGAGCATTATCCGGAAGGTCAAGTCAGAGATCGGCGATGCCGGCTACTTCGACCAGCATTGGGCCTCAGACCGCGGCCTGCTCAGCCGCCCCTACGCCTCTGTCTCGCCCTcgctctcctcctcctcttccagcTACTCCGGCCAGCCCAATGGACGGGCCTGGCCTCGCGGGGACGAAGCCCCCACAGCCACTGAGGACGAGGCAGCCGGAGGTGAAGACGAGCCCCCCAGGGTGGGCGAGCTGAAGGCTGAGGGGGGCGTCCCTGAGGCGGGCAGTGGTGGGCGGCTGGCCTACTACCCAGCATATGTACCCCGCACCCTGAAGCCCACCGTGCCTCCCCTGACCCCTGAGCAATACGAGCTTTACATGTACCGCGAGGTAGACACACTGGAGCTGACACGCCAGGTCAAGGAGAAGCTTGCCAAGAATGGGATCTGCCAGAGGATCTTTGGGGAGAAGGTGAGGACAGTGTGGGGGGACCCTGGTAGGCACAGAGGCCCACAGGACCCTGGGCAGGTATTCTACCTAAGGACCTGGCTGCCCAGTGACCAGGAGACTGGGGTCTGGAAAGAGTGTGTGAGAGTGAAGACAGGGCAAAAGCAGAAGTCCAAAAGCCTAAGCCTATTTTCCccgctttcttctgtgtttttttttttttttttttgctgtcccCTGTGGGTACGAGGGTCCCAGGCAGGGCTGCCGCTCAGTGCTGAAGTTGTTAAAATAGCAAAATGCTTCCATTCTGCTTCGTAAATAGCCAACTACCTCCCCTCTGTCGTGACCTTCCATACCCACTCAGGGTCCAGCCACCAAAGGGTTAAGGGGGGGCTCCAGTGCATCCTCATTGGTGGGCGCCCCTGCAACCCTAGCTGTTAAGTGGTTTCTAATATCACCTCTGCCCTTAACAGAGGGATAAGCAAAGGGTCGAGTGAGCTGAAAAGAGGGAAAAGCAACTTCAGAGGAGGCCTAGGAGGAGGGGCATTTGGGGGTCTTAGAGGCCAGACAAGATTTTTACATGTAGGGGTGTCGGGATGGTTGCTGTGGGTCCCCAGCAAGTACTTGGGGTACGAAGAGCAAATGAAAGCATCCCTGGCCCCCTAGGAACCTCTAGGTCTTGACCTGGGGCGAGGGTAGTGTCCCAGGGGCCTGCTGACCTACCCTGCGTGCCCCACCCTCCACAGGTGCTGGGCCTTTCGCAGGGCAGCGTGAGTGACATGCTGTCCCGGCCGAAGCCATGGAGCAAGCTGACGCAGAAGGGGCGGGAGCCCTTCATCCGCATGCAACTCTGGCTCTCGGACCAGCTGGGCCAGGCCACCAGCCAGCCAGTCAGTGCTGCCCAAGGTGAGTGCCACCAACCCAGACCTGCACAGAACAGCCACTCTCCCATCTGTGCAAAATGGGCAGATGGGGCTGCATCAGCCCCTCTCTCTGTCCCCACTGCTGTGGCTGTGTCCTGGCCACCTAGAACCCTGCAGCTGCTCCCCCTGCTTTCCTGAAATCCTTCCTTCCACCAGTTCTAAAGCTCAGGTCTGGTGCACCAGTCCCAGTTAGAGCCTCTAGGTGGCGCCAGAGTGCCCAGAGCAGGTGGAGAAAATACTCAACATGCGGGCCCCACCCTCTAGACCTTTGTCCCAGAAATCACTGATTGATGGCAGctctttttcctgaggagccaGCATGCagcctcagaatccttctcaacacAGGGCTTCGGGCAACGGCAGTTCCCATCCACTCTCACAGGCAGGGTGGAGTGTGGACTTTGCCCGGGTGAGGGAATTGAGAATCAgagttgcccaaagtcacagagacTGGGTGTGCTGGGGCAGACTCTAGCTGTGATGAGAGTGTGGGGGCCCTGAGGATACTGCCTAGGCCCGCACTGGATGAGGGGACCTGGCTGTAAGGACAGGACAGTAGACCTGCCCACTGAGACCGGAGAACACCGAGGGGAAAGGCAAGGACAAGGAGTGTCAGTTTGCCCATCTGCAAAGTGGGGTTAAGTTGATAGCTAAGACAAAACCATATCTCAGGGTCACATAAGTGAACTAGATCGACACGTGGCAGCAGGAACACCTACCAGAAACATAGTGTCAAGTCACAGAAGTGTGAGCCCCGTGTGATGGGGTTTACTTAGAAGTTAACACCCTTAGAGCCGGCTACACGTGGATGTGATATTAGGGTTATAAGCGTATGCGTTATCATGTGAAAAGGAGCCAGCGCCCCCAGTCCGGGTGAAGGGCTGCTCTGCACAGGGGAGGGGCCAGGAAGACAGGGGAAGGCGGCTTTGGCTGTATCTGcgcctttatttctttaaaacaaagaagagagaTTTGATGCGAATAGGGCAAAGTATTGACATCTATTAAGTCCGGAGAAGGGCTTGGTTGTGGGGGAGAGTGGCGGACTGATACTTTCTTTTCCGTGTATTTTTATGTccgaaaatattttataatttaaatttttagtgAAAGCACTCTGATCCCCAGGCCGTTGTGAGGGCAAGTGCAGCTTTCACAATGATGGCTGCCTAGCGGTGGGC
Proteins encoded in this window:
- the CUX2 gene encoding homeobox protein cut-like 2 isoform X9, with protein sequence MSFALCSGPRLEAALASKDREILRLLKDVQHLQNSLQELEETSANQIADLERQLTAKSEAIEKLEEKLQAQSDYEEIKTELSILKAMKLASSNCGLSQGLAKPDDSLLMAKETFFPAQKFLLEKPALLASPEEDPSEDDSIKDSLGTEQSYPSPQQLPPPPGPEDPLSPSPGQPLLGPSLGPDSQRTFSLSPFPSLGAGERLAGDALLPKHLVPPATFKGEAGGLLLFPPAFYGTKPPAAPATPGPGPELPGGPEPVESSGGGPVVAVAGAEEEQLDTAEIAFQVKEQLLKHNIGQRVFGHYVLGLSQGSVSEILARPKPWRKLTVKGKEPFIKMKQFLSDEQNVLALRTIQVRQRGSITPRIRTPETGSDDAIKSILEQAKKEIESQKGGEPKNSTAPMSIANGTTSSSTSEDAIKNILEQARREMQAQQQALLEMETGPRGRSVPSSPPERPSLAAVSQNGAPAYVKQEEAGSGGAGGVSSSGTSSSATQTSLTVLSPAAFVQSIIRKVKSEIGDAGYFDQHWASDRGLLSRPYASVSPSLSSSSSSYSGQPNGRAWPRGDEAPTATEDEAAGGEDEPPRVGELKAEGGVPEAGSGGRLAYYPAYVPRTLKPTVPPLTPEQYELYMYREVDTLELTRQVKEKLAKNGICQRIFGEKVLGLSQGSVSDMLSRPKPWSKLTQKGREPFIRMQLWLSDQLGQATSQPVSAAQASPTEPRPSPSPPPSPTEPEKSSQEPLSLSLESSKENQQPESRSGSSLGGKMYLGSQASGGIQEIVAMSPELDTYSITKRVKEVLTDNNLGQRLFGESILGLTQGSVSDLLSRPKPWHKLSLKGREPFVRMQLWLNDPHNVEKLRDMKKLEKKAYLKRRYGLISTSSDSESPATRSECPSPCLQPQDLSLLQIKKPRVVLAPEEKEALRKAYQLEPYPSQQTIELLSFQLNLKTNTVINWFHNYRSRMRREMLVEGTQDEPDLDTSGGPGVLPPGHSHPDPTPQSPQSEAEDQKPTVKELEFQEGSGESVMPLTTQDKPQVRIKQEQTEEDTEEEERGQPQNLGEPEEGQAPPKEEHPDPPDNNGLLKVAPGPLLPGGTTPDCSSIHPPREKEVREQLHPDPLSFKSASESSRCSLEVSLNSPSAASSPGLMMSVSPIPSSSAPISPSPPGAPPAKVPSASPTSDTAGALHPSAKVNPNLQRRHEKMANLNSIIYRLERAANREEALEWEF